TGGATCGCGCCGTTGCCAAGCTGGTCTCTCCGCATCAGCGGCTGGTTCAACAGCAACAGCGGCTGGATCACTTGACACAAAGGCTGCAGCGAGTGGCCCGAGGAGCTCCCGAGGCGGCGGCGTTGCGTCTGGCTACGCTTAAGGCGCGGCTGGTGCGCAGCATTCCTCAGGTAGCTGCACGAGAGCAAAGTCTGAACTTGCTTTTCCAGCGGCTGGAAAAAAGCCTGGCTCATGCCCTGATTCTGCGTCGCCAGCGTCTGGCGGCGGCCCAGCAAACGCTTCAGGCCTTGTCGCCTCGCCTTATCATCAATCGTGGATATGCCATAGTCAGGGATAGCGAGGGGAAAGTTGTAAAAAATGCGTTAGACTTAAAGATTGGTGAACGACTCGATGTCGAGTTGAGTCGCGGTCATGTGACGGTGGATGTGGTGCGCACGCACGATCTGCTTTAGGCTGCGTCGTCCTTGTTGGATACCAAACACGGTTTTTTTTTAGAAGGAATTGAAATGGCATTCACTCTTCCAGCTCTTCCATACGAACTCAACGCCCTTGAGCCACACATCTCCAAAGAAACCTTGGAGTATCACTACGGTAAGCATCATCAGGCTTACGTCACCAACCTGAACAATCTGGTTGCTGGCACCGAATTCGAAAATGCTTCCCTGGAAGATGTGGTCAAGAAATCCTCCGGTGGCGTGTTCAACAACGCTGCTCAGGTCTGGAACCACACTTTCTACTGGAACAGCCTGGCTCCCAATGGCGGCGGCGCTCCTACCGGCAAGCTGGCTGACGCCATCAATGCAAAATGGGGCAGCTTCGATGCCTTCAAAGAAGCCTTTACCAAGTCTGCTGTTGGCAACTTCGGTTCGGGCTGGACCTGGTTGGTCAAAAAGGCCGACGGTTCCCTGGATATCGTCAACACCAGCAACGCTGGCACGACCCTGACCTCCGATGATGTTGCCTTGATCACCTGTGACGTCTGGGAACACGCTTACTACATCGACTACCGCAACGCCCGTCCCAAGTACCTGGAAATTTTCTGGAACCTGGTGAACTGGGATTTTGCGGCCAAGAACCTGGGCTAAACGCTTTAGGGAAGGGCAGTGCTCATCAGAGGACTGCCCACTAATAAAAAACCGCCAAGCGCATGCTGGCGGTTTTTTTTGGCCTTGAGACTGCTCAGGAAAGCGCGGCTTGAGCCTGGCAGGGGTCTGCTGGTTTTTACATCTGTGATTGCTGATAATTTTCCAGGCCGACTTTCTCTATCAAGCCCAATTGTTTTTCCAGCCAATAGGCGTGGTCTTCTTCTGTGTCACGCAGTTGAGCCAGAATGATGTCGCGCGTCACGAAGTCGCTGGCGGATTCGGCCAGTTCAATCCCTTTGCGCAATGCGGCACGCACTTCGTATTCCAGATCCAGGTCTTTGCGCAGCATGCTCACTACGTCATGCCCGGGCTCAAACGCGGTAGGTCGCATGTCAGGAATGCCGTCGAGCATCAGAATCCGGCGGATCAGGGCGTCGGCATGCTGGGTTTCTTCTTCCATTTCATGGTTCATTCGCTCGTAGAGCCGGGTAAAGCCCAGATGTTCATAAAACCGGGAATGGATAAAGTATTGGTCGCGTGCTGCCAGTTCGCCGCGTAGCAATTGATTCAAATAATTGATGACTTCGGGGTTGCCTAGCATGATGATGAGCCTGTAGGGGGTGTCGACGTGGCAAGTATGCCATGCGCAACGAAATTGCGGGACGTGTGCCGGGGCCGCGGGGCAAGGTGATCAGACAGCCTGTCACGGGGTCTTGTGGCGGGTCGGTCTGGCAAGGGGGGGCGTAGTTTGCTGGTCGGGGCATCGGAAGTCACTCTGTTAAAATGACCACGGTGTGGACAGCCGCAGGGACGGCGAAAATACCCGTGATGTTCAGGCGCTACTATCAAAACAGTAGATTTGGAGCGTTCTGTAGAGGGCGCTCACCTCATTTTATTCCAGTTATCAGGGTGATTTTCATGACTCAGGACGCCTTTATTTGTGACGCAATTCGTACGCCTTTCGGACGTTATGGTGGTTCGCTGTCCGCTGTGAGGGCGGATGACCTGGGCGCAGTGCCCATCGCAGCCCTGATGAAGCGCAATCCGCAAGTCGATTGGAGCAAGCTCGATGACGTGATGTACGGTTGCGCCAATCAAGCCGGTGAAGACAATCGTAACGTTGCGCGCATGTCTGCGCTGTTGGCTGGTTTGCCCGTGGACGTGCCCGGTGTGACCCTGAACCGTCTGTGTGGCTCGGGCCTGGACGCGATTGGATCGGCCGCTCGCGCGATTCGCGCCGGCGATGCCTCCTTCATCCTGGCCGGTGGTGTGGAAAGCATGAGCCGTGCTCCCTTCGTCGTGGGCAAGGCGGAAACAGCTTTTTCCCGCAGCGCAGGAATGTACGACACCACGATCGGCTGGCGTTTCATCAACAAGGCCATGAAAGAGCAGTACGGGGTGGATTCCATGCCCGAAACGGCTGAGAATGTGGCGCAGCAGTTCAACGTGTCGCGTGAAGACCAGGACCTGTTTGCGTTCAACAGTCAGTTGCGTGCGGCCGCTGCTCAGGAGGCCGGCATTCTGGCTGAGGAAATTACGCCTGTAATTATTCCGCAGCGCAAAGGCGATGCCATTGTGGTGGACAAGGATGAGCATCCCCGTGCTACGACGCTGGAGTCTCTGGCTCGTTTGAAACCTGTCGTGCGTGCCGATGGTACCGTCACCGCTGGCAATGCGTCTGGGGTGAACGATGGTGCCTGCGCACTGTTGGTTGCCAACAAGGCAAGCGTGCAGGCGCATGGTCTGACACCTCGGGCGCGTGTGGTGGCCATGGCGTTTGCCGGCGTGGAGCCCCGCATCATGGGTATTGGCCCCGCTCCTGCCAGCCAGAAAGTCCTGGCCCTGGCCGGACTGACCTTGGATCAAATGGATGTGATTGAATTGAACGAGGCCTTTGCCGCGCAGGGTCTGGCGGTCACGCGCATGCTGGGCCTGGCCGACAATGATCCGCGCGTGAACCCGAATGGGGGCGCAATTGCGTTGGGCCACCCGCTGGGTGCCAGTGGCGCGCGTTTGGCGATTGCAGCTATCAATCAACTGCATCGTACTGGTGGCCGCTACGCCCTGTGCACCATGTGTATTGGCGTCGGTCAGGGCGTGGCTTTGATTCTTGAGCGCGTCTAAGCTAGGGTTTTAGAGCAGGCAGGCCGGTGATCTTCTCACCGGCCTTTTTATTGGCCTGCTTAAACCAGCCCTGCTCCATCTCCAGGGCGTAGCGTACGGGTTGCACCGGGCAGTGGGATTGAAGATCAAAGGGTTGCATGGCCTCGATATTGCTAATGGTGCCGTCATCCGTAATGAAGGCAATATCCAGCGGCAAAGGCGTATTCTTCATCCAGAAGCAAGGCATTCCGGTTTGTTCGAATACAAATAACATGCCGTGATCGGGGGGCAGGCTTTCTCGATGCATCAAACCTTGTGCACGCGTCTCATCGCGATCAGCCACTTCGGCCTGGATCTGTTTGGAACCCAGTTTCAGTGTCAGGATGGGAAGAGTCTCATTTGCCAGGGCCGGGGCGCTGATGCAAAACGCGGCCAGAAGACAGGCAAAAAAAACAGGGCGCGCAGGCCCCGTAGTCGTCGTGCGATACTGCATGTGTGTTGCGAACCTGCTTTTGTTAGAATCGAGAGCGCAAGAAATCTTAAGGCGAAGTAATATTAAGTGCCTGCTTGCCTTTGGGGCCTTGGGCAACTTCATACAGAACTTTCTGGCCTTCTTTCAACGTCTTGAACCCGTTCATCTGAATGGATGAAAAATGAGCGAAGAGATCTTCGCCGCCGTTATCGGGTGTAATAAACCCAAAGCCTTTGGCGTCATTGAACCACTTAACGGTCCCGGATAGTTTTTGATTGTCTCCAGTGCCTGCGGTGGTGGTAGTTTCCGACATGCTTGCTGCCTCTCAACTTAGTGTATGGTTGATACTTTTTGCGGCCCCTCCCTGGGCCTGTGATCGCGGTACTCCATTTTTTTATGAAGTTGACACGATCAGTCGGATGATGCTGAATTTTGTTCCCCCCAGTCAACCTATGGAAAGCACCTAGTTCTGTATTATGGCCATTGAGATCGATAAGCAAGGCGCCACAACGGTAGAGCGCCAATCCGCGCGGCTTGCCCCACCACCCATGTATCAGGTCATCTTGCTCAATGATGACTACACGCCCATGGAGTTTGTGGTGAATGTACTGGAGCGGGTGTTTGCCAAAACCCCGGAGCAGGCCGAACAGCTTATGCTTAAAGTACATTACGAAGGTCGGGCTGTCTGTGGGGTGTATCCGCGCGACATCGCGGCCACCAAGGTGGAAATTGTGCGACAACTGGCGCAGTCGCGACAGCACCCTTTGCAGTGCGTGATGGAACCGGTGCCTGATGCTTGACCATTTAATGGTTTACCGTATTGTTCAGATCAGGCAAATTAGTCATAGAATAGCCTTAACCCCTAGTTTTACTCTTGCCGTGTAGGAGGAAGCATGATCTCCGAAGAACTTGAAGTCAGTCTACACATGGCCTTTGTCGAGGCTCGTGCCGCGCGCCATGAATTCATCACGGTAGAGCATCTGCTGTTGTCCCTGCTCGATAACGCCTCCACACTGGAAGTGTTGAAAGCATGTGCTGCCGATATTGATGCACTGCGCCAGAACCTGCGTAAATTCATCAACGAAAATACGCCCACTTTTCCTGGCGAGGGCGAGGTCGACACCCAGCCCACGTTGGGCTTTCAGCGTGTGATTCAGCGTGCCATCATGCACGTATCGTCCAGTAACTCCGGTAAAAATGTGGTGTCCGGAGCGAATGTGCTGGTGGCGATGTATGGGGAAAAAGATTCGCACGCGGTGTATTACCTGCAGCAGCAAGGTGTCACGCGTCTGGATGTCGTCAATTTCCTCTCTCACGGCATTACCAAGGCCAATCCGGAGCCTGCCGCTCCCGAGCCACCCAAACCGGCCGCCGCTTCGGAAACCGATACTCGTTCGGATGCCCAGAAGTCGCCGCTGGATCTGTACGCCACCGACCTGAACACCGAAGCCAGCCTGGGTCGTATTGACCCTCTGATTGGCCGCGAGAAGGAAGTGGAGCGTGTCATCCAGGTGCTGTGCCGTCGCCGCAAGAATAATCCCTTGCTGGTGGGCGAGGCCGGCGTGGGCAAGACCGCAATTGCCGAAGGCCTGGCCTTGCGTATTCAGCGTGGCGATGTGCCGGACATTCTTAGCCAGGCACGTGTGTATGCGCTGGATATGGGTGCCTTGCTGGCTGGCACCAAGTACCGTGGCGACTTTGAGCAACGTCTGAAAGCCGTGCTCAAGCAGCTCAAGGAAACGGCCCAGTCTATTTTGTTTATCGACGAGATCCATACCTTGATCGGCGCTGGCTCGGCGTCGGGTGGTACGCTGGATGCGTCCAATCTGCTCAAGCCTGCCTTGTCTTCTGGTCAGCTCAAGTGTCTGGGGGCGACGACCTATTCGGAGTACCGCGGTATTTTCGAAAAAGACCACGCCCTGTCGCGTCGTTTTCAGAAAATCGATGTGGCCGAGCCGACGGTTGAGCAGACCATCCAGATTTTGCGTGGACTGAAAGCCAACTTCGAAGAGCATCACGGCGTGCGCTATTCGGCGGCCGCCCTGACTGCGGCTGCAGAGTTGTCTGCACGCTACATCAATGACCGCTTTTTGCCGGATAAGGCCATTGATGTGATCGACGAAGCCGGAGCCGCGCAGCGTTTGTTGCCGCGCTCCAAGCAGAAGAAAGTTATTGGCAAGGCCGATATCCAAGCAACGGTCTCGCGCATTGCCCGCATTCCGCCTCAGACCGTATCCAGCGACGATCGCAATAAGCTGGCAACCTTGGCACGCGATCTGAAATCGGTGGTGTTCGGTCAGGACATGGCGATTGATGCCCTGGCTGCCGCCATCAAGATGGCCCGTTCTGGCCTGGGGTTACCCGACAAGCCTATCGGTTCCTTCCTGTTTTCCGGCCCGACCGGTGTGGGTAAGACTGAAGTGGCTCGTCAATTGGCCTTTGTGCTGGGCGTGGAGTTGCTGCGCTTTGACATGTCCGAGTACATGGAGCGTCACACCGTATCGCGTCTGATTGGTGCGCCTCCCGGCTATGTGGGGTTTGATCAGGGTGGTTTGCTGACTGAAGCGGTCACCAAGCAGCCCCACTGTGTGCTCTTGCTGGACGAAATCGAGAAAGCGCACCCGGATGTCTATAACATCCTGCTGCAGGTGATGGATCACGGTACGCTAACGGATAACAATGGCCGCAAGGCAGATTTCCGCAACGTTATCTTGATCATGACCACCAATGCGGGGGCCGAGGCCCTGAACAAGACCAGTATCGGGTTTACGCAGGCTCAGCGCTCGGGCGATGAAATGCAGGATATCAAGCGTCATTTCTCACCAGAGTTCCGCAACCGTCTGGATGCCATTATTGGCTTTAAGCCATTGTCGCGCGATATCATCCTGCGCGTGGTGGACAAGTTCCTGATGCAACTGGAAAACCAGCTTCACGAGAAGCGGGTGGAAGTGACCTTCTCGGATGCCTTGCGCGATCATCTGGCTGCCAAGGGCTTTGATCCTGCCATGGGTGCTCGCCCCATGCATCGGCTTATTCAGGACACCATCCGTCGCGCCCTGGCTGACGAGCTCTTGTTTGGCCGTCTGGTCGATGGGGGACAGGTCGAGGTCGATCTGGACGAGAACGGTGAAGTGGTACTGGAATATCCTTCTTCAGGACCTGATGAGCCCGGCAGCAAGGCTTCTTCGCGTCCCGAGCCGGAATTAGTCGACTAAGCCGTGAGGGCATCGCGCCCCTTGATCGTCTGTACGCATTGTGACACCGTACACGAGCGAGTCCCCGTTCAAGGAGCGGGGCTCGCTCGTTGTGTACGTTGCGATACCGAACTGTACCGCCACAGCCGCTTTTCACCACGTGAATGGCAAGCGCTGGTTTTGGCAGTTTTCATTCTTTTTCTGATTGCCAACCTGTTTCCTGTCGTCCATCTGAGCATGGCGGGAAAAACGGTGGCTCCCACCTTTCCCAAGGCCTTGTTGCTGATCTGGCAGCAAGGGTATTGGGGCTTGTCCGTGATGGCCGGGCTGGTGGGGTTCTGGCTGCCCTTGTTCCAGTTGATCTTTCAATTTTGGGCCTTGGGTCTGATCGCCCGTGAAAAACCGTTGCCCGCGGATTTCGGAGTGGGGCTAAGAGCCTTGAGTCATCTTGAGCACTGGTCCATGACAGCCGTGTTGTTCCTGGGGCTAATCGTGGCTATCGTGAAGTTTGCCGGAATAGGGCATTTGACGGTGGCGCCGGGCTTGTATGCATTTTTTGCCCTGACCTTTTTGCTGACCGGCCTGAGCCGTATTACGGCAGGCCGACTTTGGCGTTGGGCCGAGGATCGTGATCTGGTTCCGATTGCAACCCGCCAGGACTTGAAAGCGTATCCGGCCTGGAGCGCCTGCACCCATTGCGGGTTTGTCCAGTCCAGCCAGAACTCACGTTGTGGCCGTTGTGCAGCGCCCGTTCACAAACGCAAACCCAATAGCCGTGCGCGGGTGGCGGCGCTGGTGCTGACGGCCTGTGTCTTTTACATTCCGGCCAATGTCCTGCCCGTCATGGAACTGCGCAGCATTATGGGCACGAGTGCCCACACTATTTTGGGTGGGGTGATCCAGCTTTGGCAATTGGGCTCCTGGGACTTGGCCCTGATTGTTTTTATTGCCAGTATTGTCGTTCCCATTACCAAGCTCTTGGCCCTGGTGATTCTGCTGATAGGACGGCGCTGGCGAGGCAATGAGGTGCAGCGGCAACGCAACCGCATTTACGATATGGTCGAGCTGATCGGGCAGTGGTCCATGCTGGACGTATTCGTCGTGGTGCTCATGGCAGCCTTGGCGAACTTTCCGGGCTTATCGCAGATCATTCCCGGCGCGGGGGCCTTGAGTTTTGGCATTGTTGTTGTCTTGACCATGCTGGCCGCGTTAAGTTATGACCCTCGCCAGGGCTGGGATCTGGACCCTCGAGAAGAGTTACTCATAGAACCGCGACCAAAGCCGTCTCCGCCTGGTACCCGGGCGACTTCCTGAAGGAAACAAGGTGCAAGAATCAAAAACACATCAGCCTGACGGCCAGACCGAGCCTGCACAACCTAAACTGATTCCCTCCAAGCAATCCCGATTCTCCTGGATCTGGATCTTGCCCATTGCTGCGGCGCTGGTCGGTGCCTCATTGGTGCTGCGTAACTGGATGCTGACCGGACCTCGCATCACGATCAGTTTTGACTCGGCCGAAGGGCTGGCCGTGGACCAGACCAAGCTGCGTTACCGCGAAGTGGATGTGGGGACAATCTCGGACATTCAGGTATCACCAGACCGAAAAGGGGTGCTGGTGACGGCGCAATTGGAGCGCGACGGCTCGGAGTTCATTACTCAGGAAGGAACACGCTTTTGGGTGGTGCGTCCTCGTCTGGGCTTGAGTGGCGTGTCGGGGTTGGGCACCTTGCTGTCGGGGGTATACATCGGTGTGGATGCCCCTTTTGCGGTCGACAAGAAGGCCGAGCAGCTGGATTTTGTAGGTCTGGAAAGTCCGCCCGAGGTGACCAGTGGCCGGGCAGGAAAACGCTATGTGTTGACCGCGCCCGAACTGGGTTCGCTGGATTTGGGCTCACCGTTGTACTACAAGGGCATCCAGGTGGGGCAGGTCAGCAGCTATGAGCTGAATGAGGACGGCAATGGGGTGCGCATACAGGTATTCGTGGACGCTCCTAATGATAAGTTCGTGACGCAGGGATCACGCTTCTGGAATGTTAGCGGTGTCAATATGTCCTTGGATTCCACCGGCTTCAATGTGCGTACGCATTCGCTGGTTTCGGCGCTGGCCGGGGGCCTGGCGTTTGATCAGATGGAAGGCGAACCCTTGGAGGTGGCGAAGGCGGACACTCAATACGAGCTGTTTCCCACGCAGGAGCGCGCCATGGCCGAGCCTGATGGCCCGGCCGTCGAGCTGCGTTTCCATTTCCATCAGTCCGTGCGTGGCTTGGTGCCCGGCTCCAAGGTGGAGTTCCGGGGGCTGGAGCTGGGGCAGGTCTATGATGTGGATCTGGAGTTTGACTTTGAGCGCAAACGTTTCTTTGCCCTGGTGAAAGCGCGTATTTATCCGCAGCGCTTCGGTCATCTGTATGAACAGGTGGTGGAGAATCGTCCGGACGACAAGGACCCGGTCAGCGCCTTGTTCAAACCGATGGTTGAACGTGGTCTGCGTGCCCAATTGCGGCCGGCCAGCCTGATTACCGGCCAGCAATATATTGCTCTGGAGTTCTTTGACAAAGCGCCTGCCGCGGAATTGGATGACACCACCAAACCCCTTGTAGTACCCGTTATTGCTGGCGATTTTGATCGCCTGCAAGAGCAGGTCAGCGATATTGTCACCAAGATTGCGGCGGTTCCTTTTGACCAGATTGGCAAGAATCTGCAAAGCGGGTTGACCGAGCTGGGACAAGTGCTCAAGCAGTTGGACAAGACCACCGTACCGCAACTGAATGGAGCCCTTAAATCCATGGATGCGGCTGTCCAGAAGCTGGGTGCCATGCTCGATTCGGATTCCGCCTTCAATGCCTCTGTCGATCAAACGCTAAGTGAGCTCAAGCGCTCCTTGCGATCCTTGCGTGATTTAAGCGATACCTTGCAAAGCCAGCCCTCTGCCGTATTGCGAGGTCGTTCCCCTGACGTGTTGCCGGAGCCCGCGCCATGATGTCCCGTTTACTGATTCCTGTGGCGATTGCCAGTTTGCTCACCGCCTGTGCCTCGAGCACGCCAACTTATTACACCTTGCAGGCCCCAGAGGCAGTCCCGGCAGACAAGGCGGTTTCCGCACAGCCCTGGAAAGGGTTTCAGTTGCGACGCCTGGATGTACCGGCGCAGTTGGACCGTCGTTCTCTGGTGCTGACGCAAGCGGCAGGGGGGCAGGTCAAGCTGCTGAACGATAGCCAGTGGGCATCGCCTTTGCCCGATGAAATGTCCTTGGCGCTGGTGTCCGGTCTGCAAAATCGCCTGGGCGTGCCCCAGTTGGCCAGCGCAGCAACCAACACGCCCCGTTGGCAGATTGATGTCCTGGTTCAACGTTTTGATTCGGTGTATGGCGAGCGTGCCACCTTGGAACTGAGTTGGACCTTGACGCCCCTGGGTTTTGAGGCACCCATTCGGCAGTGCCGCTGGCTCGATTCCGAGCCTGCCACTGGCATTACTGAATTAGTGACGGCCCACCGTCAATTGCAGCAGCGTTGGGCGGATGCGTTGGCTGCTCAGATGCAAGGTAAACCTATCCCGGTTAACCTGGGCAAGTCTATGCTGTGCGCCGCATAAGATAAAAGGTTAACCCGTTCTGTTGCGGGTTAACCTGAATACAGATTTAGGTTAACCGTCAGTATTATTTCGGCATATCGCAGTCAATACAGCGTAACCGGGATAAGAAGCATGGCCAGCACAACCTTAGGGATTAAAGTCGATATCGAGCTGCGCGAGCGTTTGCGGCGTGCGGCGGATCAATTGCAATGCACTCCGCATTGGCTGCATAAACAAGCGCTGCTGTCGTATATCGAAGGGATAGAACGAGGTGTGCTGCCCAGTGAGCTGGCTCTGTTAAGTGGGGGCGATGCGGAACTGGCCGAAGATGGCGTCGTCATGCCGGCCATTCCTTTCTATGGTTTTGCCCAAGATGTGCAACCCCAAAGTGTCCTGCGTGCCGCGATTACCGCGGCGTACCGCCGTCCTGAAACCGACTGCCTGCCCTTGCTGCTTAGCGCAGCGCGTTCATCGCAAAGTGCCCGCGCCCAGGAACTGGCAGCGCGTCTGGTCAAGGCGTTGCGTGCCAAGCGTCGTGGCGGCGGGGTCGAAGGTCTGATCCAGGAGTTCTCTCTGTCCAGTCAGGAAGGGGTGGCGCTGATGTGTCTGGCCGAAGCCCTGCTGCGCATCCCCGATCGTGCCACCCGTGACGCTCTGATTCGCGACAAGATCAGCCATGGCGATTGGCGTGCGCACGTTGGCGAGTCACCCTCCTTGTTTGTGAACGCCGCCACCTGGGGCTTGATGTTGACCGGCCGGCTGGTCAGCGTCAATAGCGAAAAGAACTTGTCCTCTGCGTTGACTCGCATGATCGGTAAAGGTGGCGAACCCCTGATTCGCAAAGGCGTGGACGTTGCCATGCGCATGATGGGCGAGCAGTTTGTGACTGGGCAAACCATTGCGTCGGCCCTGGCCAATAGTCGAAAGTTTGAGGAACAGGGTTTCCGGTATTCCTACGACATGCTGGGCGAGGCCGCCACCACGGCGGAGGACGCCCAGCGCTACTACCAGGCCTATGAGCAGGCGATCCACGCGATTGGCCGGGCCAGTCAGGGACGTGGGATTTACGAAGGGCCTGGTATTTCCATCAAGTTGTCAGCCTTGCATCCGCGTTATAGCCGGGCCCAGCGCGATCGTGTCATGCGCGAGCTCTATCCGCGCCTATTGTCCCTGGCGCAACTGGCTCATCACTACGATGTGGGTCTGAACATAGACGCGGAAGAGGCAGATCGTCTTGAAGTCTCTCTGGATTTGCTGGACAAGCTGTGTTTTGATCCTTCGCTGGCCGGTTGGAATGGCATTGGCTTTGTGGTGCAGGCTTATCAGAAGCGCGCACCTTTTGTGATTGATTACCTGATTGATCTGGCCCGTCGCAGTGGCCATCGCCTGATGCTGCGTCTGGTCAAAGGCGCTTACTGGGATTCGGAGATCAAGCGTGCCCAGGTCGATGGACTGGAAGATTATCCCGTTTACACGCGCAAGGTTCACACGGATGTGTCGTATCTGGCCTGCGCCCGCAAGCTTTTACAGGCCCCCGACGCTGTATACCCGCAGTTTGCAACGCACAATGCGCAAACGCTGGCGGCAATCTATGTGATGGCAGGCCAGAATTATTACACGGGTCAGTATGAGTTCCAGTGCCTGCACGGCATGGGTGAGGACTTGTATGAGGAAGTGGTTGGCCCGATCAAAGAGGGTAAGTTGAACCGTCCATGTCGTATTTACGCCCCGGTCGGCTCCCACGAGACCTTATTGGCCTATCTGGTGCGTCGTCTGCTGGAAAATGGCGCCAATACCTCCTTTGTGAACCAGATCGGCAACGCGGATGTGGATCTGGATAAACTGGTTGCCGATCCCGTGGCCCAGGCCTTGAGCCTGCAACCATTGGGGCGTCCCCACGACAAGATTCCCCTGCCGCGCCAGCTTTACTGGAGTGCCGAGCAGCGCTTGAATTCGGCCGGTTTGGACCTGAGCAATGAGCATCGCCTGGGTTCGCTGGCTGCCACCTTGATGCAAACAGCTGCCTTGCCGCGCCAGGCTCAGCCTGTATTGGGTCAGGGCAATCCGGTCTGGGACGAGACCAAAGCGATATGGGTGCGCAATCCGGCCAATCATCAGGACGTGGTGGGGCAGGTCATGTATGCCACTTCGCAGGATGTGGAGCAGGCTCTGGAGGCTGCCAGTCATTATGCGCCGATCTGGCAGGCAACGCCGGTGCAGGAGCGCGCCGCCGCTTTGCAGCAGGCGGCTCAATTGCTGGAAGACAATATGCAGGATTTGATGGGCTTGCTGGTGCGTGAAGCCGGGAAGTCCTACGCCAATGCGATTGCCGAGGTGCGCGAAGCGGTAGATTTTCTGCGCTACTACGCCGGACAGGTGCTGCGTGACTTCGATAACGATGAGTATCGTCCTGTAGGCGTGGTGCTGTGCATCAGCCCCTGGAATTTCCCCTTGGCTATTTTTCTGGGGCAGGTATCGGCGGCCTTGGCCGCCGGTAACGTGGTTCTGGCCAAACCGGCCGAACAAACTTGCCTGATTGCGGCGGCGGCCGTAGAGCTGCTGCATAAGGCG
This genomic interval from Alcaligenes ammonioxydans contains the following:
- a CDS encoding PqiB family protein; translation: MQESKTHQPDGQTEPAQPKLIPSKQSRFSWIWILPIAAALVGASLVLRNWMLTGPRITISFDSAEGLAVDQTKLRYREVDVGTISDIQVSPDRKGVLVTAQLERDGSEFITQEGTRFWVVRPRLGLSGVSGLGTLLSGVYIGVDAPFAVDKKAEQLDFVGLESPPEVTSGRAGKRYVLTAPELGSLDLGSPLYYKGIQVGQVSSYELNEDGNGVRIQVFVDAPNDKFVTQGSRFWNVSGVNMSLDSTGFNVRTHSLVSALAGGLAFDQMEGEPLEVAKADTQYELFPTQERAMAEPDGPAVELRFHFHQSVRGLVPGSKVEFRGLELGQVYDVDLEFDFERKRFFALVKARIYPQRFGHLYEQVVENRPDDKDPVSALFKPMVERGLRAQLRPASLITGQQYIALEFFDKAPAAELDDTTKPLVVPVIAGDFDRLQEQVSDIVTKIAAVPFDQIGKNLQSGLTELGQVLKQLDKTTVPQLNGALKSMDAAVQKLGAMLDSDSAFNASVDQTLSELKRSLRSLRDLSDTLQSQPSAVLRGRSPDVLPEPAP
- a CDS encoding PqiC family protein, with the translated sequence MMSRLLIPVAIASLLTACASSTPTYYTLQAPEAVPADKAVSAQPWKGFQLRRLDVPAQLDRRSLVLTQAAGGQVKLLNDSQWASPLPDEMSLALVSGLQNRLGVPQLASAATNTPRWQIDVLVQRFDSVYGERATLELSWTLTPLGFEAPIRQCRWLDSEPATGITELVTAHRQLQQRWADALAAQMQGKPIPVNLGKSMLCAA
- the putA gene encoding trifunctional transcriptional regulator/proline dehydrogenase/L-glutamate gamma-semialdehyde dehydrogenase, which gives rise to MASTTLGIKVDIELRERLRRAADQLQCTPHWLHKQALLSYIEGIERGVLPSELALLSGGDAELAEDGVVMPAIPFYGFAQDVQPQSVLRAAITAAYRRPETDCLPLLLSAARSSQSARAQELAARLVKALRAKRRGGGVEGLIQEFSLSSQEGVALMCLAEALLRIPDRATRDALIRDKISHGDWRAHVGESPSLFVNAATWGLMLTGRLVSVNSEKNLSSALTRMIGKGGEPLIRKGVDVAMRMMGEQFVTGQTIASALANSRKFEEQGFRYSYDMLGEAATTAEDAQRYYQAYEQAIHAIGRASQGRGIYEGPGISIKLSALHPRYSRAQRDRVMRELYPRLLSLAQLAHHYDVGLNIDAEEADRLEVSLDLLDKLCFDPSLAGWNGIGFVVQAYQKRAPFVIDYLIDLARRSGHRLMLRLVKGAYWDSEIKRAQVDGLEDYPVYTRKVHTDVSYLACARKLLQAPDAVYPQFATHNAQTLAAIYVMAGQNYYTGQYEFQCLHGMGEDLYEEVVGPIKEGKLNRPCRIYAPVGSHETLLAYLVRRLLENGANTSFVNQIGNADVDLDKLVADPVAQALSLQPLGRPHDKIPLPRQLYWSAEQRLNSAGLDLSNEHRLGSLAATLMQTAALPRQAQPVLGQGNPVWDETKAIWVRNPANHQDVVGQVMYATSQDVEQALEAASHYAPIWQATPVQERAAALQQAAQLLEDNMQDLMGLLVREAGKSYANAIAEVREAVDFLRYYAGQVLRDFDNDEYRPVGVVLCISPWNFPLAIFLGQVSAALAAGNVVLAKPAEQTCLIAAAAVELLHKAGIAPGALQLLPGDGPSVGAPLAASDKVNAVMFTGSTAVALGLNRQLAQRLTADGRAVPLIAETGGLNAMVVDSSALAEQVVFDVLNSAFDSAGQRCSALRLLCIQEDVADRVLNMLNGAMQELSVGNPDLLSTDVGPVIDEEARAGIEEHITAMREAGFRVTQSEQSRSLTGTFVLPTIIEIEQVKDLEREIFGPVLHVMRFKRSELDGLIDQINERGYGLTFGVHTRLDETVERVVSRIRAGNVYVNRNMVGAVVGVQPFGGEGLSGTGPKAGGPLYLRRLLSRCPQNLPLQSWQQHGMVLPGPTGESNLYQLHPRGRVLCMPVSAQGWQAQREACTRSGNQPVLLDRLGLGAWQDAPAEQIAMSDLGEADYDAVLFEGDSDELRLVLGYVAERPGPIVGVQGLLTQELEGGATYVVERLLREVSVSTNTAAAGGNASLMMVG